One genomic segment of Sorex araneus isolate mSorAra2 chromosome X, mSorAra2.pri, whole genome shotgun sequence includes these proteins:
- the IRS1 gene encoding insulin receptor substrate 1 has product MASPPETDGFSDVRKVGYLRKPKSMHKRFFVLRAASEAGGPARLEYYENEKKWRHKSSAPKRSIPLESCFNINKRADSKNKHLVALYTRDEHFAIAADSEAEQDSWYQALLQLHNRAKGHHDGAAAPGAGGVGGGSCSGSSGLGEAGEDLSYGDVAPGPAFKEVWQVILKPKGLGQTKNLIGIYRLCLTSKTISFVKLNSEAAAVVLQLMNIRRCGHSENFFFIEVGRSAVTGPGEFWMQVDDSVVAQSMHETILEAMRAMSDEFRPRSKSQSSSNCSNPISVPLRRHHLNNPPPSQVGLTRRSRTESITATSPASLVGGKQGSFRVRASSDGEGTMSRPASVDGSPVSPSTNRTHAHRHRGSSRLHPPLNHSRSIPMPSSRCSPSATSPVSLSSSSTSGHGSTSDCLFPRRSSASVSGSPSDGGFISSDEYGSSPCDFRSSFRSVTPDSLGHTPPARGEEELSNYICMGGKGPSTLAAPNGHYILPRGSNGHRYVPGGAALGLSPALAAEDSATGDVDNRFRKRTHSAGTSPTISHQKTPSQSSVASIEEYTEMMPAYPPGGGSGARLPSYRHSAFVPTHSYPEEPLEMHPLERRGGHPRPDSAGLHTDDGYMPMSPGVAPSPSGRKGGGSGGGGGGGGDYMPMSPKSVSAPQQIINPIRRHPQRVDPNGYMMMSPSGSCSPDISGGPGGGGGGGGSATPSGGSYGKLWTNGVGGHPSPTLPHPKLLVESSGAGGKLLSCAGDYMNMSPVGDSATSSPSDCYYVPEDPQHKPVLSYCSLPRSFKHTPRPGELEEPVRHQHLRLSSSSGRLVYAATAAEDSSSSTSSDSLGGGYCAARPEPGLPPLHHQVLQPHLPRKVDTAAQTHSRLTRPTRLSLGDPKASTLPRAREQPPLPPQPPLLHPPEPKSPGEYVNIEFGGDQPGYLSGPVASHSPPAARCPALLQPAPREEETGAEGYMNMDLGPRRAGWQDSAGPAPLGASGLCRPTRAVPGSRGDYMTMQMACPRPSYVDTSPVAPISYADMRTGVVVEEASLPGATADAPSSSSAASTSPAAPPGAGELAGCASLLGAPQGPGAMSAFTRVNLSPNRNQSAKVIRADPQGCRRRHSSETFSSTPSATRAGNTVPFGGAPAVGGGASGGNSTSPQEVKRHSSASFENVWLRPGELGGAPKEPAQVCGAAGGLENGLNYIDLDLVKDFKQRPPERPPQPQPPPAPGPHPSLGSSESSRRSSEDLSAYTSISFQKRLEDRQ; this is encoded by the coding sequence atggcGAGCCCCCCGGAGACCGACGGCTTCTCGGACGTGCGCAAGGTGGGCTACCTGCGCAAACCCAAGAGCATGCACAAGCGCTTCTTCGTGCTGCGGGCGGCCAGCGAGGCGGGGGGCCCCGCGCGCCTCGAGTACTACGAGAACGAGAAGAAGTGGCGGCACAAGTCGAGCGCCCCCAAACGCTCGATCCCCCTGGAGAGCTGCTTCAACATCAACAAGCGGGCCGACTCCAAGAACAAGCACCTGGTGGCCCTCTACACCCGGGACGAGCACTTTGCCATCGCGGCCGACAGCGAGGCCGAGCAGGACAGCTGGTACCAGGCCCTCTTGCAGCTGCACAACCGTGCCAAGGGCCACCACGACGGCGCCGCGGCCCCCGGCGCGGGGGGAGTCGGCGGGGGCAGCTGCAGCGGCAGCTCGGGCCTCGGGGAGGCCGGCGAGGACTTGAGCTATGGGGAcgtggccccgggccccgccttCAAGGAGGTCTGGCAGGTGATCCTGAAGCCCAAGGGCCTGGGTCAGACAAAGAACCTGATTGGCATCTACCGGCTCTGTCTGACCAGCAAGACCATCAGCTTCGTGAAGCTCAACTCGGAGGCGGCGGCCGTGGTGCTGCAGCTGATGAACATCCGGCGCTGCGGCCACTCGGAGAACTTCTTCTTCATCGAGGTGGGCCGCTCGGCGGTGACGGGCCCCGGGGAGTTCTGGATGCAGGTGGATGACTCGGTGGTGGCGCAGAGCATGCACGAGACCATCCTGGAGGCCATGCGGGCCATGAGCGACGAGTTCCGCCCGCGGAGCAAGAGCCAGTCGTCGTCTAACTGCTCCAACCCCATCAGCGTCCCCCTGCGCCGCCACCACCTCAACAACCCGCCGCCCAGCCAGGTGGGCCTGACGCGCCGCTCGCGCACCGAGAGCATCACGGCCACGTCCCCGGCCAGCCTGGTGGGCGGCAAGCAGGGCTCCTTCCGCGTGCGCGCCTCCAGCGACGGCGAAGGGACCATGTCGCGGCCCGCCTCGGTGGACGGCAGCCCCGTGAGCCCCAGCACCAACCGGACCCATGCCCACCGGCACCGGGGCAGCTCCCGCCTGCACCCGCCGCTCAACCACAGCCGCTCCATCCCCATGCCGTCCTCCCGCTGCTCGCCCTCGGCCACCAGCCCTGTCAGCCTGTCGTCCAGCAGCACCAGCGGCCACGGCTCCACGTCCGACTGCCTCTTCCCGCGGCGCTCCAGTGCCTCGGTGTCCGGCTCCCCCAGCGACGGGGGCTTCATCTCCTCCGACGAGTACGGCTCGAGCCCCTGCGATTTCCGCAGCTCCTTCCGCAGCGTCACCCCGGAttccttgggccacaccccgcccGCGCGCGGGGAGGAGGAGCTGAGCAACTACATCTGCATGGGGGGCAAGGGGCCCTCTACGCTCGCCGCCCCCAACGGCCACTACATCCTGCCCCGGGGCAGCAACGGCCACCGCTACGTGCCCGGCGGCGCCGCCTTGGGCCTGAGCCCGGCCCTGGCCGCCGAGGACTCGGCCACGGGCGACGTGGACAATCGCTTCCGCAAGCGGACCCACTCGGCCGGCACCTCGCCCACCATCTCCCACCAGAAGACCCCCTCGCAGTCGTCCGTGGCATCCATCGAGGAGTACACGGAGATGATGCCCGCCTACCCGCCAGGAGGGGGCAGTGGTGCCCGCCTGCCCAGCTACCGGCACTCGGCCTTCGTGCCCACCCACTCCTACCCCGAGGAGCCGCTGGAGATGCACCCCCTGGAGCGCCGCGGGGGCCACCCGCGCCCAGACTCCGCCGGCCTCCACACCGACGACGGCTACATGCCCATGTCCCCCGGCGTGGCCCCTTCGCCCAGCGGCCGCAAGgggggcggcagcggcggcggcggcggcgggggcggtgACTACATGCCCATGAGCCCCAAGAGCGTGTCGGCCCCGCAGCAGATCATCAACCCCATCCGGCGCCACCCGCAGAGAGTGGACCCCAACGGCTACATGATGATGTCCCCCAGCGGCAGCTGCTCCCCTGACATCTCCGGGGGGcctggcggtggcggcggcggcggcggcagcgccaCCCCCTCGGGGGGCAGCTATGGCAAGTTATGGACGAACGGGGTCGGgggtcacccctcccccaccctgccgcACCCCAAGCTCCTGGTGGAGAGCAGCGGGGCCGGGGGCAAGCTGCTGTCTTGCGCCGGGGACTACATGAACATGTCCCCTGTGGGGGACTCCGCCACCAGCAGCCCCTCCGACTGCTACTATGTGCCCGAGGACCCCCAGCACAAGCCAGTCCTGTCGTACTGCTCGCTGCCGCGGTCCTTCAAGCACACGCCGCGCCCCGGGGAGCTGGAGGAGCCCGTCCGCCACCAGCACCTGCGCCTGTCGTCCAGCTCGGGCCGCCTGGTCTACGCCGCCACCGCGGCCGAGGACTCGTCGTCGTCCACCAGCAGCGACAGCCTGGGCGGCGGCTACTGCGCGGCGAGGCCGGAGCCGGGCCTGCCGCCTCTCCACCACCAGGTCCTGCAGCCGCACCTGCCGCGGAAGGTGGACACGGCGGCCCAAACCCACAGCCGCCTGACGCGGCCCACGCGGCTGTCCCTGGGGGACcccaaggccagcaccctgccccggGCGCGCGAGCAGCCGCCGCTGCCGCCCCAGCCCCCGCTGCTGCACCCTCCCGAGCCCAAGAGCCCCGGGGAGTATGTGAATATTGAATTTGGGGGTGACCAGCCGGGCTACCTGTCCGGCCCCGTGGCCTCGCACAGCCCGCCTGCCGCGCGCTGCCCGGCCCTGCTGCAGCCCGCGCCCCGAGAGGAAGAGACGGGCGCCGAGGGGTACATGAACATGGACTTGGGGCCCCGGCGGGCGGGCTGGCAGGACAGCGCGGGGCCTGCCCCGCTGGGCGCGTCCGGCCTGTGCAGGCCCACCCGGGCCGTGCCCGGCAGCCGCGGTGACTACATGACCATGCAGATGGCGTGTCCCCGGCCGAGCTACGTGGACACCTCGCCCGTGGCCCCCATTAGCTATGCCGACATGCGGACAGGGGTCGTGGTGGAGGAGGCGAGCCTTCCGGGGGCCACGGCGGACGCGCCATCCTCATCCTCTGCTGCCTCTACTTCCCCCGCTGCACCTCCAGGAGCTGGGGAGCTGGCGGGCTGCGCCTCCCTGCTGGGCGCCCCCCAGGGCCCCGGAGCCATGAGCGCCTTCACCCGGGTCAACCTCAGCCCCAACCGCAACCAGAGTGCCAAAGTGATCCGGGCCGACCCGCAGGGGTGCAGAAGGCGGCACAGCTCCGAGACCTTCTCCTCCACACCGAGCGCCACGCGGGCGGGCAACACGGTGCCCTTCGGGGGGGCCCCGGCCGTCGGGGGCGGCGCCAGTGGCGGGAACAGCACCAGCCCCCAGGAGGTGAAGCGCCACAGCTCTGCTTCCTTCGAGAACGTGTGGCTGCGGCCCGGGGAGCTCGGGGGCGCCCCCAAGGAGCCGGCCCAGGTGTGCGGGGCAGCCGGGGGCCTGGAAAACGGTCTTAACTACATAGACCTGGATTTGGTGAAGGATTTCAAACAGCGCCCCCCGGAGcggcccccccaaccccagcctccccccgccccgggcccgcaCCCGTCTCTGGGCAGCAGCGAGAGCAGCCGCCGCTCCAGCGAGGATCTAAGCGCCTATACCAGCATCAGTTTCCAGAAGCGGCTCGAGGACCGCCAGTAG